The following proteins are encoded in a genomic region of Actinomadura sp. NAK00032:
- a CDS encoding CHAT domain-containing protein — translation MLPELAALLNSAMILVIGLARMGNAGFISPKAGRMMVAAFGAFVIQWDLTHPDDSVHSWVKPAVHTLLVFGGLANLLAENQLSRRQRRYPSLDPDRAVDSHGQGLQLLRRFDRSGDVAALSRGIDSLRTALEASPGETTRTQYAANLVMALRGRYQRLRNVADLDEAVDVGRRTARGEPADDVRRAALLSQLGSALRVRYDHFGDRADLEEALATARKAVEIVPVRFGADRLLCLRELSAVLRSRYERTRGSADLDEAIETLGTVLLITESGDRPFVRVMDLTTVCFLLVQRFERTRRPSDLDRALDLGRQAAERVPRNSRLYTTCQNNFALALRTRYEHTQDAATLEEAIDLARRAVGATAEDDPERAVHLVNLARALHHRYRRTGDHAELAQACALAREATADPATDLPTRVVAGLVWSDLAAAAERYADAVRAFEGVIELLPQLASRELRRADQEYRLGQWTGIAVTAAACAIAAGQPEKAVTLLERGRGVLLSRALGVRPDLSALRGRNPALADEFTELRTMLEGFHEPLELETDTPGIRREQERKERRALIARWDSLLDRIRQEKGLADFAREPTLREMLAQTREGPLVFLNVSEQRSDAVILDAEGVRTLELTGVTPGLVTEQTAVMLDAVRPEAMLDQGEQERFAGVLAWLWDALVEPVVNVLDLSRRGDDWPRVWWVPTGPLAMMPIHAAGHHGAGDRTDPPALLDRAISSYAPTLRTLVDARARRRPAGKPRPLAVAMSTTAGEAPLKHARAEADELRRLFPTTRVLADHKADSTTVLAELPRRTWAHFACHAVTDVESPSRGHLLLHDHRRRPLSVADVSRLDLRRADLAYLSCCDTARPDTRLNDEAIHLASSFQIAGFAHVIAALWPLRDRVALEFAVQIYQGLHGSARNGRRTDAAAAVHHATRRAREMYPNFPALWAGHIHVGP, via the coding sequence GTGCTCCCGGAGTTGGCGGCGCTTCTCAACAGCGCGATGATATTGGTCATCGGGCTGGCCAGAATGGGGAACGCCGGATTCATCAGCCCGAAGGCCGGTCGAATGATGGTGGCCGCGTTCGGCGCGTTCGTCATCCAGTGGGACCTCACCCATCCCGATGACTCCGTCCATTCGTGGGTCAAGCCGGCCGTGCACACGCTGCTGGTTTTCGGGGGGCTGGCGAATCTCCTGGCGGAGAACCAGCTCTCCCGCAGGCAGCGCCGGTATCCTTCGCTCGACCCCGACCGGGCCGTGGACTCCCATGGTCAAGGGCTCCAACTGCTGCGGCGATTCGACCGGAGCGGCGATGTGGCGGCGCTGTCGCGGGGGATCGACTCGCTGCGGACGGCCCTGGAGGCCAGTCCGGGAGAGACGACGCGAACCCAGTACGCCGCCAATCTCGTCATGGCGCTGCGCGGCAGGTACCAGCGGCTTCGCAACGTCGCCGATTTGGACGAGGCCGTCGACGTCGGGCGGCGGACGGCGCGCGGCGAGCCGGCGGACGATGTGCGCCGCGCGGCGCTGCTCTCCCAACTCGGCAGCGCCCTCCGGGTGCGATACGACCATTTCGGCGACCGTGCGGATCTGGAAGAGGCGCTGGCGACCGCGCGGAAGGCGGTGGAGATCGTCCCCGTTCGATTCGGTGCCGATCGTCTTCTGTGCCTCAGGGAATTGAGCGCCGTCCTGCGGAGCCGGTACGAGCGCACGCGGGGGTCGGCGGATCTCGATGAGGCGATCGAGACGCTGGGCACGGTGCTGCTCATCACCGAGTCGGGAGACCGCCCCTTCGTACGGGTCATGGACCTGACGACCGTGTGCTTCCTGCTGGTGCAGCGGTTCGAGCGGACGAGGCGGCCGTCCGACCTCGATCGTGCGCTCGACCTGGGCCGGCAGGCCGCTGAGCGAGTGCCGCGGAACTCCCGCCTTTACACGACCTGCCAGAACAATTTCGCTCTGGCGCTGCGCACCCGGTACGAGCACACGCAGGACGCCGCGACCCTCGAAGAGGCCATCGATCTGGCCCGGCGGGCGGTCGGCGCAACGGCCGAGGACGATCCCGAACGGGCCGTCCATCTGGTCAATCTCGCGCGTGCACTGCACCATCGGTATCGGCGCACCGGCGACCATGCCGAACTGGCGCAGGCGTGCGCGCTGGCCCGGGAGGCGACGGCCGATCCGGCGACCGACCTTCCCACCCGGGTGGTGGCCGGGCTGGTGTGGAGTGACCTCGCCGCCGCGGCCGAGCGGTACGCGGACGCGGTGCGGGCGTTCGAGGGCGTCATCGAACTGCTTCCCCAGCTGGCGTCGCGGGAGTTGCGCCGTGCCGACCAGGAGTACCGGCTCGGTCAGTGGACCGGGATCGCCGTGACGGCCGCCGCCTGCGCCATTGCCGCGGGGCAGCCCGAGAAGGCGGTGACGCTGCTGGAACGGGGGCGCGGCGTGCTGCTGTCGCGAGCGCTCGGTGTCCGTCCCGACCTTTCGGCTCTGCGCGGCCGGAATCCAGCCCTGGCGGACGAATTCACGGAACTGCGCACCATGCTGGAGGGTTTCCACGAACCTCTGGAACTCGAAACCGACACCCCCGGGATCAGACGGGAGCAGGAGCGCAAGGAACGGCGCGCATTGATCGCGCGCTGGGATTCCCTGCTGGACCGCATCCGCCAGGAAAAGGGGCTTGCGGATTTCGCCCGGGAGCCGACTCTTCGCGAGATGCTCGCCCAGACCCGGGAGGGGCCGCTGGTGTTCCTCAACGTCAGCGAGCAGCGGTCGGACGCCGTCATCCTGGACGCCGAAGGGGTGCGGACACTCGAACTGACCGGCGTCACACCGGGTCTCGTGACCGAGCAGACCGCCGTCATGCTGGACGCGGTGCGTCCGGAGGCGATGCTCGACCAGGGCGAGCAGGAGCGCTTCGCCGGCGTTCTGGCCTGGTTGTGGGACGCGCTGGTCGAGCCGGTCGTGAACGTCCTGGACCTGTCTCGGCGGGGAGACGACTGGCCGCGGGTGTGGTGGGTCCCGACCGGGCCGCTGGCCATGATGCCGATCCACGCCGCCGGGCACCACGGGGCGGGAGATCGGACCGATCCCCCGGCCCTGCTGGATCGCGCGATCTCCTCGTACGCGCCCACCTTGCGCACGCTCGTGGACGCGCGCGCACGGCGCCGTCCGGCCGGAAAGCCGCGCCCTCTGGCCGTGGCCATGTCGACGACGGCCGGCGAGGCGCCGCTGAAGCATGCGCGTGCCGAAGCCGATGAGCTTCGTCGCCTTTTCCCCACCACTCGTGTTCTGGCCGACCATAAGGCCGACTCCACAACCGTGCTCGCCGAGCTTCCTCGCCGGACGTGGGCGCATTTCGCCTGCCACGCGGTAACGGACGTGGAATCGCCGTCCCGTGGGCACTTGCTGCTGCACGACCACCGGCGGCGACCGTTGTCCGTGGCCGACGTGTCCCGGCTGGACCTCCGCAGGGCGGACCTGGCCTATCTGTCGTGCTGCGACACCGCCCGTCCTGACACGCGGCTGAACGACGAGGCGATACATCTCGCGTCGTCGTTCCAGATCGCCGGTTTCGCGCATGTCATCGCCGCGCTGTGGCCCCTGCGCGACCGGGTCGCGCTCGAATTCGCCGTGCAGATCTACCAGGGACTCCACGGGTCAGCCCGGAATGGGCGCCGGACGGACGCGGCGGCCGCCGTTCACCATGCGACACGCAGAGCGCGCGAGATGTATCCGAACTTCCCGGCCCTATGGGCGGGACACATTCACGTCGGGCCCTGA
- a CDS encoding GntR family transcriptional regulator — translation MHDTLRQLILECELPPGAEISQLELSRRLSVSRTPLREALRLLESEGLVEDSGPHRSVRISSLSMNDLDDLYSLRVMGEGLAVWLTVPMLRGADFERLEWELEHAAPGGDTDAHRRFHAILRAGAGPRLRAHLERLFDHAERYHRAYMVQERDSDEFEAKLEEHRNLLEACRSRDRHRARDLLVDHIAGTAIALMTAERHAPFSLPIAVAMAKAGGTSAAP, via the coding sequence GTGCATGACACCCTGCGGCAACTCATCCTGGAGTGCGAGCTCCCGCCCGGCGCGGAGATCTCCCAGCTCGAACTCAGCCGCAGGCTCTCCGTCAGCCGCACCCCGCTGCGCGAGGCGCTGCGCCTCCTGGAGAGCGAGGGCCTGGTGGAGGACAGCGGCCCGCACCGCTCGGTCAGGATCAGCTCGCTGAGCATGAACGACCTCGACGACCTCTACTCGCTCCGCGTCATGGGCGAGGGGCTGGCCGTCTGGCTCACCGTCCCGATGCTCCGCGGCGCGGACTTCGAGCGGCTGGAATGGGAGCTCGAACACGCCGCCCCCGGCGGCGACACCGACGCGCACCGGCGGTTCCACGCCATTCTGCGCGCCGGCGCCGGGCCGCGGCTGCGCGCCCATCTGGAGCGGCTCTTCGACCACGCCGAGCGCTACCACCGTGCCTACATGGTCCAGGAGCGGGACAGCGACGAGTTCGAGGCCAAGCTGGAGGAGCACCGGAACCTGCTGGAGGCGTGCCGCAGCCGCGACCGGCACCGCGCCCGCGACCTGCTGGTCGACCACATCGCCGGCACCGCCATCGCCCTGATGACCGCCGAGCGGCACGCCCCCTTCTCCCTTCCCATCGCCGTGGCGATGGCCAAGGCCGGCGGAACCTCGGCCGCGCCGTGA
- a CDS encoding AMP-binding protein codes for MQVIEFFDRGALINPGGVAFVRPDGTEPLTYAEAGDITHRVAAALHRDGAGPGTPVAVLSANTPRLFPVVLGVLRAGCAWVALNARATPQDMTALLRLVGARALLHSGELAGVAGRIRDEVDTLDLAVSIDRPEHWLAPPGTRVPLPPLDPEAVAGYFGTGGTTGRPKAVEVPNRAFETMIHAFNAHLPEDDPVHLVAAPMTHAAGTLVFPVLAAGGRNIVHDGVASGEILASIERNSVTRLFLPPTAVYALLDHPDAARRDLSSLRYFLYGAAPMSVAKLEEAMDVFGPVMAQFYGQTELPMMCAFLSPGEHAAALAEPRLRGRLASCGRPTLVADVAVVDDGHAPLPPGEKGEIVVRSSLRMKGYHRAADQTAAVRLPGDWLATGDVGHFDADGYLYIVDRKRDLIISGGFNVFPSEVEQVLLRHPAVRDCAVIGLPDAKWGERVTAVVELKTGADADPAELVAVCRDGLGGVKAPKEIIFRELPRSPVGKVLKRELRDEYWHGRERKV; via the coding sequence ATGCAGGTGATCGAGTTCTTCGACCGGGGCGCCCTGATCAACCCCGGCGGCGTCGCCTTCGTCCGCCCGGACGGCACCGAGCCGCTGACGTACGCCGAGGCCGGCGACATCACCCACCGGGTCGCGGCGGCGCTGCACCGCGACGGCGCCGGGCCCGGCACGCCGGTCGCCGTGCTCAGCGCCAACACGCCCCGGCTGTTCCCGGTCGTCCTCGGGGTACTGCGCGCCGGCTGCGCCTGGGTGGCGCTCAACGCGCGGGCCACGCCGCAGGACATGACCGCGCTGCTGCGGCTCGTCGGAGCGCGGGCGCTGCTGCACTCCGGCGAACTGGCCGGGGTCGCCGGACGGATCCGCGATGAGGTCGACACGCTCGACCTCGCCGTCTCCATCGACCGGCCGGAGCACTGGCTCGCCCCGCCCGGGACGCGGGTACCGCTACCGCCGCTGGACCCCGAGGCGGTCGCCGGCTACTTCGGCACCGGCGGCACCACGGGACGTCCCAAGGCCGTCGAGGTCCCGAACCGGGCCTTCGAGACGATGATCCACGCCTTCAACGCGCACCTGCCCGAAGACGACCCCGTCCACCTCGTCGCCGCCCCCATGACCCACGCCGCCGGGACGCTCGTCTTCCCCGTCCTCGCCGCCGGCGGGCGCAACATCGTGCACGACGGGGTCGCGTCCGGCGAGATCCTCGCATCGATCGAGCGGAACTCGGTGACGCGGCTCTTCCTGCCGCCGACCGCGGTCTACGCCCTGCTGGACCATCCGGACGCGGCGCGCCGCGACCTGTCGAGCCTGCGCTACTTCCTGTACGGGGCGGCTCCCATGTCGGTCGCCAAGCTGGAAGAGGCGATGGACGTCTTCGGGCCGGTGATGGCCCAGTTCTACGGGCAGACCGAACTGCCCATGATGTGCGCGTTCCTCAGCCCCGGCGAGCACGCGGCGGCGCTGGCCGAGCCGCGGCTGCGCGGCCGGCTGGCCAGCTGTGGCAGGCCCACCCTCGTCGCCGATGTCGCCGTCGTGGACGACGGGCACGCGCCCCTGCCGCCGGGCGAGAAGGGCGAGATCGTCGTCCGCAGCTCACTGCGCATGAAGGGCTACCACCGGGCCGCCGACCAGACCGCCGCCGTCCGCCTCCCCGGAGACTGGCTGGCCACCGGCGATGTCGGGCACTTCGACGCCGACGGCTACCTCTACATCGTCGACCGCAAACGCGACCTCATCATCTCCGGCGGCTTCAACGTCTTCCCCAGCGAGGTCGAGCAGGTACTCCTCCGCCACCCGGCCGTGCGGGACTGCGCGGTCATCGGCCTCCCCGACGCCAAGTGGGGCGAACGGGTGACGGCCGTCGTGGAGCTCAAGACCGGCGCGGACGCCGACCCGGCCGAGCTCGTCGCGGTGTGCAGGGACGGCCTCGGCGGCGTCAAGGCGCCCAAGGAGATCATCTTCCGCGAGCTGCCGAGGTCGCCGGTCGGCAAGGTACTGAAGCGCGAGCTGCGCGACGAGTACTGGCACGGCCGAGAGCGCAAGGTGTGA
- a CDS encoding fumarylacetoacetate hydrolase family protein translates to MRLTTIRLDDGATAAGRLDGDRITLLPYEDVGALLASGPGWRERARRADGRTVPAAGADLAPPTPRPEKILCVGVNYRDHIAEVGAEPPEHPTIFAKYARSLIGPYDDIVLPAGSDAVDWEVELGVVIGETARDVSAAEAWDAIAGYTVVNDISMRDWQFRTSQFLQGKTFEASTPVGPHLVTPDEVDHARACTLTCAVDDDVMQKSVTSELVFSAAEIISYISSFITLVPGDLIATGTPGGVGGARKPPVYLAPGQTVTSRIDGLGELVNRCVAPAPASASAAVPAPAAR, encoded by the coding sequence GTGCGACTGACCACAATCCGGCTGGACGACGGCGCGACGGCGGCGGGGCGGCTCGACGGGGACCGGATCACGCTGCTGCCGTACGAGGACGTGGGGGCGCTGCTCGCCTCCGGGCCGGGCTGGCGAGAACGGGCCCGGCGGGCGGACGGCCGCACCGTCCCGGCGGCCGGGGCCGACCTCGCGCCGCCCACGCCCCGCCCGGAGAAGATCCTCTGCGTCGGCGTCAACTACCGCGACCACATCGCCGAGGTCGGGGCCGAGCCGCCGGAGCACCCGACGATCTTCGCCAAGTACGCCCGCAGCCTCATCGGCCCCTACGACGACATCGTCCTGCCCGCCGGGTCCGACGCCGTGGACTGGGAGGTCGAGCTGGGCGTGGTGATCGGCGAGACCGCCCGGGACGTGAGCGCCGCCGAAGCCTGGGACGCGATCGCCGGCTACACCGTCGTCAACGACATCAGCATGCGCGACTGGCAGTTCCGCACGTCGCAGTTCCTGCAGGGCAAGACGTTCGAGGCCAGCACCCCGGTCGGCCCCCACCTCGTCACGCCCGACGAGGTGGACCACGCGCGGGCGTGCACCCTCACCTGCGCGGTCGACGACGACGTGATGCAGAAGTCGGTCACCAGCGAGCTGGTCTTCTCGGCCGCCGAGATCATCTCCTACATCAGCTCCTTCATCACACTGGTGCCCGGCGACCTGATCGCTACCGGGACGCCCGGCGGTGTGGGCGGGGCGCGCAAGCCCCCCGTCTACCTCGCACCCGGCCAGACGGTCACCTCGCGGATCGACGGCCTCGGCGAGCTGGTCAACCGCTGCGTCGCGCCCGCGCCCGCGTCCGCGTCCGCCGCCGTGCCCGCCCCCGCGGCCCGGTGA